In Lathyrus oleraceus cultivar Zhongwan6 chromosome 2, CAAS_Psat_ZW6_1.0, whole genome shotgun sequence, the DNA window caatcaatcttgccagaaacccagtgttgcatgggagaagcaagcacattgagaccaagtatcattttctgagacatcaagttcagaggggagtgttagaagttgtacactgcagcactcagaaatagttagcagatgttctgacgaaagctatcaagactgatcaatttctcagattaagggatggaattggtgttacaagttttgatggaatatgaattaagggatggtattagaagtaattcatatttattggttgtactattttcttagcccctaagtttgttagagggtattttagtattttatcctattctagtaaccctagttttagcttataaatagggtggcaatcattgtaacttttatcatgttttgtagtcgtcattctcttaatagaatatttccgttcatcatttattctacctttgcaccaacaataACATTGTCAAGCTCTGAAGTCTTACGCTCAAACAACTCTGATGAACTGTGTCACCAAACTCTAAAGATCAGTTCTGATGAACTGGATTAAGAATATGAAAATCATGTTTTTGAAGATTCTCTCAACCAGACTCTTATTCTTCTTCTATGCATGCTTCATCATCTCTCTATCAGAAGCCCTTGAATATTTgaagaaaaagtcaaaaaaaaAATTACGTGAGAAAATAGTACGTAGTAGAAGATCAAATATTTCTTCCACTATACTGATTTTGTGAGATATGGATTGTGTCTCTCATTTTCACAGACCGTTATGGAAGGATACAACTTCATTTAAGTATTCCACTTCTACCCTCAAACAGATCTTTTCATTGCATTTATAAATGAGTCTTAGAAGAATGGAATAATAACCAAGTGCTAAGAATTTTAAGAGAATATCATTATGTGAACATTGCATACTGTtaatatttttgagagaaaagaAATATACACAGAAGGAACTTTTGTTCATACTCTTCGTATAATATATTTTGTGTGAAACACTTTGTAATTTATTTGTGTATTCTGCTTTCTTAGAAGTATTTTGTAAACACATTTTGTATCTCAATCTTTGTGATTGTATTTCCTTGTGTGACTAGGGTTTAGTCAAAATTACTTAAGAAGACATTGCCAATTGGTCTTTGTGTTGTAATCAAGTTTGATTATAATGAATTAAGTCATTTTGATAATGCGAAATCACCTTAACGGGTGGACTGAAGGTAACTTTGTTAACAGTAAACCAGGATAAAAGTAATTGTGTTaactatttttgttcttagtTTTCTCATTGTGTTTCCATTACCTTCATTTTACTTAACCACTATATGTTTCGGTCATAAAAACTTCATTCTTTCCACCATTTTCTCATATATAAAACAACTAAACCCTTACATTTTACTTATAAAAAAAAAGTCATTTTCATAGTTTGTTTACACCTACAATATTTAACCTAACACAAATgttttaacttttattttatgAAGCTTGTTTGTAAAAATGAATAATCAActaatttaaatttaaaatagaaaATACCTAATGTTGTTGAACAAATACTTGTGGGTGGGTGGTTTAATGTTAGATCAAAATGAAAGATTTTTATTGCAATTAATGCATGCAATAGTCATGAAAACAAATACTTGATTGTTGCTATCTATTAGGATCATGAGAAAAAAAGTAAAATTTAAATTAGTGTTAAGAACACTACTATTTTAATGTTAGTGGTGGTAACGGTGTAAGGGGAGTGGTGAAGAAAGCATCTAAACAAGGAGAGAGGAGAGATAAATATATCAAGTGTTGCTTGTTTCATGATAAAACTTATAAATTCATTTAATCTAATGGTTAGAAAATATGACTCATGGTAAGGGTCCCTCACCTTAGAAGTCACCAAAAAAAATGAATTACGTGACATGGTTATTGATTTTAATTAAAGAAGAAGCATCAGAGAgaattcaaattcaaattttaGGTGAAATAATTTGTTTATCTTAACCAACCTTCTCTATTTTTTTAGAAATCACATGTTAAATTATaaacaaaaatataaatttttatGTTTCTTTgttataatttaatttaaaaaaaatttatCCTAAATTATATGTCGTTTACGATATCAATAAatcattaatattattttttatattataatattaagTATTTAATTTTTTTGCTTTTAATTTATCTTTTTTAATACCATTAATAAATGATAATTATGTAAAATTATTTATAGTTTTTTTGTTacaaaataaattatattttttaatatgtGTGTAAATTTTAAAACAACTTATAACAAAAAAACATATgtaataatattttaaaaaaatcaatcaTTAATTCACCTTTCAATATTAAGGGTGGTAAGGATGACAATTGATTTTCGCATAAATAAATAATAGTCATCTCCCACATGTTTCATATGATAAAAATGATATTTGTGCTTGttctttttttttgtgtgtggaaTATATGTTATATGATTATCAAGTATATTATGAGATATCATCCACCGTACACACCATATCTATTCTCCGTAACAATTTTCGATTTCAAATTTTACATGAGAATCGCGTTAGAATTAAATTTCAAAAAGAACAATTTTAGTTGCAAATACTTAGCATCCGGGAAATTTCAAGAACGGTCTGATCAAAGGCGAATTGTTTCAAGATGCTCATAACCCAGGACAAATAACCTAGAGATCCTGTCGATCAAGAGAAAATCCTCATAATTATAGTAAGATCATCTGGATATCCTATTGACTAGGGACAAATCATTCCAAGAATTGGTCAACCTAGGTCGCACCTTCAAACACCAGTTAATCAGAGGCATACCTTTCGAAGATTAAAAATACTAGGGCAGTCCGTATCAATATCATATCTCGACACGATGATATCCGAGTTCCTTTTCAGGAAACTCCTTCAAAGACCCTACAATAGGGGAAAAAATTAGCTACATTAGGGGAAGAACCCCTCCATACTTTCAAATTGCTCGAGAAAATCCTTGTCATACATCAGTAATCGTCGAGTTCAAAACGAGTGTCGGGAAGTCATGTTGGCATAAAACCTTACCACATTTGGACAAACAACCTTATTACACAAACAACCTCTCCTAGTCTTAATCATTCCATTAGCCACCATATGGGCACCAACTGAAAGCATTTAAATTATCACATAAATCATGATCATGCATTACTCTCGTCGCTTCCTCAAGCATATCATCGCATGCATCTAGCATATTCCAAATCATGAAAACTCGCAAAACAAGCATACAGAAGCCAAAGTCCACCCTCATTGACAATTCCAAAACCAAACCTTCAAAAGCCACTTTCCAAAGGTCCTTATTAACTCTTCACTATTGGTTACGGTAAATTAGTAAGCAAAAGTAAGTATTTTGATttttatcgtctccacagggattagTGTGATATCAATTACATTCAATGGTCTCTACAATTTTAAGCTTATGTTTGTAAGTTTTATTTTAAAAGTTGTGCTATGTAAAAtgaatgaataaataaataaagcttTAGAGAGATCTGAGAGTTTACAAAATTGAATTTCATCCACCATACGAACATATAATTTCCAACCCGTTATGCACTATCTAAATATTCATCAATATCACCACGTATCGCTCACAACAGAGTTCATGTCTAAACTTCCGTCGAGAGTTCTACAATATTGTTTAATCGACGATCTCTCAGCCTATCAAATAATATGAAGCATTAAGATTCGACACTCACATGAATGTTAAATCTAAATCTATCTCTAGAGTTTAGTGTCTAACAGATGATTATCCTAGATCTAGATTcgaagagtatttctcaataacAGTTCAAATCAATAGATAAACAAGTAAACAAGGATATCATCGATATAAATTCATGAATAAATTATACATAATGCCATGATTAATAGATATGCATACTATAAAAGTGAACTTACATACAATCCCAACAAGAAAGAGATTACAAGGAGAAGAATGAATATGAACAAACATCCACCACGATTTTCCAATGATAAAGGCAAATCCAACTCTGGATCTTCAAGAAGCACTCTAACTTGTTATTTTCTAAGTATCTATCTCTCATAACTACAAAAACTGGTGGTGATGGAAtttgtaacaacccgtataatatatatctagaataatatcatagAAGTGCTACTATTTGTTACTGATACAACATAAGAGCCTAAAGGCATCATTTACATACTTGACCAAAGTAAAATAGACAACCTATGGTACAAGATATGGAAAGTGCCTAAATAAAAAAATCTAAGATCTATGTACAATATCTACCATTATACAAAACCTATAACGGAAGATCACAACATCACAACAACGTCGAAACATCATCAAGCAGCTCCTCTTAATCAAACCTGCAAAAACACCTGAAACAATGTTGATGGGGTGAGATGATAATCTtagtgagttctcctatcctatggaTCCACTCGACTCTATAGGGTTGCTACCTGATTTCTAACTCAAGTATTCACCTTCTGTTACTTGTGCATCACTTACATAATGTAACTAGGACTTGAGCAACTAAGGAATATTCAAAATatatggaaacatgtcacttgagttCACACAAATCAATAAATAGCTATTCGaattcacgaaacatcaatctCTGAATGAACCTACGTCTCAGCCAGGCTCGGTTCATGCATactcgtatgattcgactttcgcggtggatatcgggccctctatgaggcttaatccccagttcaagcgatCATCACccgtatgggcctctaacccacttagggtatctttcaccgtatgggcctctaacccacttaaGTGTCCACCTTCCCCCCATTTCTGCCATGGCTGGGGTTCAAAtccaattgaggcacgaatcattggtgccacatTCCTACTTACTGCTTTACCTAAGTCCTTGAAGTGGTATGTGCATGATCACAAATAATTCTGAATACGTGATTAGTTCTCAACAACAAATAGGACTTATGGAGCAAGGCTCCTCACCaaaataggacttttggaacaaaTGTTCCTCACCAATTATCAACCCAATTCTTGTGATGTTCAACAAATACGAGGTGTTCATCTTCACCCACTCATATAATATTccacatgttccatacaaagcatattATTTCGTTTATCAAGCGAATACTTGTCCACGATACACACCTAGGTATCATTGTGTCCAAGCATCAACGTGTAATCATTTCCACAACCTAaattatctttctaagttattaatcaaattGTACTCCTAAGGTTTTCTCACTCATCATCATATGTTTTTAATCATTCATGGACACACACAATAACAATACTTAGCATATATCATAATATGATTCATAACATTCACAAAGTATACACAAAGTAATATAACATGGTACAAGAAACATAGTCAAGCTATTACACTCAATTAATTTATCAATTTATCCTAATCAAGATTTAGGTTAACATTTATTCATTGCACAAGTATTCAACCACAAAATCCTTGGCCTAATTGTAAGgcttgtgaaattctggtatcagatatgagatgtcgaaggtaatgtcacgacactaatatctgaacaacaagtgaAATATGAACAGAATAAAAATCAGGAAACAATTGAAAAATGACACAAGcagttgttaacccagtttggtgcaaacACATCTACGCttgagggctaccaagccaggaaggaaatccactaaacataattagttcaaagactctcagcaaacaacttcaagttacagtcttttcacctaatctctacccgtgcgatttctatctaagaactcttagacaTGAGACCATACTCacccccctcaatcacaacagtgatactagaacaaataccaaaaagaaagaagacacacttcaaggacacacacttgatcttgcttaaaagcttcaatcaagtaaacaaatacactcgtacttcaaagcttagagtggacaaattacaactcaaaaactcagtccaattcacacatcaacaagatggatgaatgtctcacaattcacaaactcacacaagactaaaaccctaatccTCACTCATTTCACGTTCGTATTTTCTATCTGTAAAACATGGTTTATAAAGTCTTTAAATATAAGCTTTCTAAATGGGCCCGGGCAGCATGAAACCCTAACTCTATTTATTGCATATTCCCTAAGAAATATCAGCGAATCATTCCTATTTGGGAAACATAATATTCTGGatttaaatagaattactccttgaataatGCATGCAATCTCCATATGAGCACACAAAgacttgcatgaaaagcgcaacaacaaaatacataacattcagactgaatgttcaGTATGCACATGTCGTAACATcgagtctgacatcttgaataaATTCTGCACAACCATATTAAACAACCTGCAGAAGGCTGATATCATATGTCAAGACTCCAAGcatgacatcttgtgataacactaagttttaccaaaattgatgccaattcatagaaccaacaaactccccctttggaaaattttggctaaaacaaacaTCAGATCACACATTCACAAGAAATCAATTAGAGCATCGGTTCAACAGCAGAAAAAAAATATGCATACGACACTAGCAAAAATAACACATAAGCACTTGCACATACAACACTAGCAAGAACCAACTAGCAAACATCATGGCACACAAATGCTTGTACTCTCCCTCAAGTCCATGCAACATCCCGAAACACAACAACTTCCCCTTAAGCCAGTCCATAACAAGCAACAACCACACTGCTTCACACAAACAGAACACAGAGAATTCCTCCCCTCTGCCAAACAAATAAACACCAGAATTTTCCCCCTGTATCAGACAAACAGAGCAGCAATAATACTACAGAGCTAAGCAAAGATACTCAACTACATCTAcagctacttctccccctttttagctaaaagagaccaaagagacaaaataaatgtctatcTACTCATTAACCGAAAAACCATAAGTTAAAGAGTTACAACACCAAGTATATACACAACTGAAGAATGCTGAGAACAAACAAAAAAAACACAAAGAAATCCACCAAAACAACAAAAAACCAAGAAAACCATCAAAACAAGAGGGACCAAAGCCAACAAAGCTACTCAGTAGAGCTTGAGTCTGCAGTCTCTTCAGCAGCACCAGAAGCAGAATTGCCACTTGCATCATCATTGTTAGtagacctctcactagaggtgtgggcttcaaCTTCTTCTTCATGGATGACATTAGCATGTTCAGCATTTTCACCCTCAGTCTGCTCCAAGCTTTCAATCAAGGCTTCCAAAGATTGTTTTCTAGCTGTGGCTACCCTAATCCCTTCACCTAGCTCTTTGCATGTCTCCTTAAGCTTAGCAATTGCTCCAACTTTTGAGGCTGGCCTCTTcatggcagatgtcatgacaatatcctcgacatgactgccttcaaagAGTTTGTAGTGCACAAACAGAGCTGGTTTTCTCCTACTAGGTAAATTATTTGAGCACAGAATACCAGGATGTTGGTTCAAGATAATTCCACATATCATAGAGGGAAAAGCAATTGGCAACTTAACTGCATTAGTAGTTGCATGCTTGATGATTTGATCAAACATAAATCTAACATGGTCAAATTTCACTTTTGTCCCAACAGGAAAAATAAACCTCCCAAGAGTATTAGCAATGGTGGAGATATGGTTGGTAGGGACCCAGTTAACAACTCCTATTTTATGCAGGATAGCATACTTGATAGTCAACTTTCcagcaggaagatgctttttGAAAGGCCAAACTTTCACCTGCTTAGTTGTAATCTCTCTACATACCTGATTGTCTGTAACCTCTAATTCTCCTGCACCCTCATTTTTTCTGCCTAGAAAATTATTAATAACAATAGGAGAGAATGTTATACACTTACCCCTCACATACACCTTGCAGAACTCCTTGATGTTCTTATCAGAAATATCCTCAAGAATATTAACAATAAATTCCTTGACTAAACCTTCGTAGCATTGAGAGAACCCAACAACAGTCTTCAAAAGCCCAATAGCTTttatcaggtccatgacctccttgacATCAGCAACATCTTTTCCCAATTCCTTTTCCACAACTACCCTTCTCTGAATCACAAATTTCCATTTAGCAGCTCCATCCTTAAGATGGAAGGAGATGTTATCCAAATGAACAACAAGTACTTTAACAGGAGACTTCCTAACAGTAGTTTTCTTCGCAGGtgagatgtcagggacatcttcctcaacatcctcTTCAGGCTCAGAATCATCTCTGACATTCCTCTTCTTTATTTCAACCTTGCTCCATGGTTTGAAGGGACCAacaccagcagtcttcttagctTTTCTAACTGACATAAGTTCAACCACAAATTTTCCTTTGCGAGTCTTCATGCGTTTAGCCACACTTGACTTTATGTGATGAATCAAGCTTTCATCTTGATCATCAGAGCAACCATCCTCTAGATCAATCATAACATTTGCATCATCATGCTTCTCAGAGTGGGAAGCATTAGCAGTGTTAGAGGCCACATATTTCCCTTGTTCAGACATGGTTTTCCCTAGAGAGCATAACCCTTCAGCAGCCAAGTCCTTTTCAGAGCTGGAGGAATCATCACCCTTATCACTAGGTTGTTCAGCCTCAGGAGAGGGATACATTTGAGCAAGgggagtagaaactccctttacaaAGTGGCTTTCATTAAGAATTCTAGTAACTAGGTCTCTTATAACACGATCAGTATAGCGTGTTCCTTCCTTAGAATTAGTGACAGGAGTTGAACCAGACGAATTACTAGAGGGATTACCTTGATTGGAACATGCAGAAGCGAAGGCATCAATGGAGATGGGTTGGTTCAAATTAATGTTCGCGTCGGGAATAACAGAGAGAGGAGCAACATCCAGAATCTCATCATCAGGGACGCCCATGGGACAAACACTAACTTTTGGAGTAGATTTAGTATTTTTAGAAGCAGATGTAtcttgatgttgtgacattttggaGTTTTTCTGGAAAAAGTGAGGTTTCCCTAGCAGAGTTTTGTAGAGAAGGAAAAGGAAGATTGAAGAGTTGGAGTAGGTAATGGGGTTATAGGGGTAGCGTGTGAAGATGGTATTTCCAATACAAGGTGATGATTTACCATCATGGGGGCACTTTATTTTAGGAAAATAGACAATAATTTGATTActttttccactccatattaattgctacaaattttcataaatgcaaatccctaatttccctctcaggaattcaaattgatttgcatccaaggcctttgtaaaaatatcagctaactgcatctcagtagcaacatgctctatGGCTACAGTCTTATcctccacaagttctctaataaaatgatgacgaatatcaatatatttggtcctgctgtgctgaatagggttctttgagatgtttatagcactcaggttgtcacggtacaatgttatgacatcttgtgtgacattgtattcagtcagtATTTGTatcatccacaccagttgagaacaactacttccagctgctatgtattcagcttcagcagtagacaaagaaacacaattttgcttcttactAAACTAAGACAAtgtagctctatgttaagcaatcgtaagtggactaatgtagtagtcacacctatctgaggccgatcaataagaatataggcaaagaacacaagttagagatcatgactaataagccaagctccataaacttgccatgccaaacaaaaggggaagggccttgtattgacttttggttatttgcttgcccaagaagcaacctatctttgacacaaaataaccCACTTGATCATGGATCGAGTTGAGcttggtttggatcaaagaaggttaaacttcttctttgtcaagaccaacctcaagactttaactcattggccattgagggaaagaaaggggtgaagatgaaagggaaggggtaagaagtcaacaaccaatcccaattgatcaagggataacttatccttgatcaaattcattcatctttctaagtgatgatccttaaggattctcaaaccacaagatctaatgaatttgatcaaagttgaatcaattcaacctcaatTAACACCAAACATAAGAgaaatgaatataacaagtcacggagtcaatgatattttttggtattttttgaattaaaagaatatacaaataaaaaataaacaaaccaaatggaacctcaaatttaattcaaagcAACTTTAAAAAGTTTAATTAAATTCTCATAagttcaacatagtcaaacaagctttgactaattttctcacaactttttgaaatcaaaaagtaattaaaatcaattaaaaacaaccaaaaatagcataatatgaataaaaatctcaaataatctcaaaacaaacaag includes these proteins:
- the LOC127123459 gene encoding uncharacterized protein LOC127123459 codes for the protein MSQHQDTSASKNTKSTPKVSVCPMGVPDDEILDVAPLSVIPDANINLNQPISIDAFASACSNQGNPSSNSSGSTPVTNSKEGTRYTDRVIRDLVTRILNESHFVKGVSTPLAQMYPSPEAEQPSDKGDDSSSSEKDLAAEGLCSLGKTMSEQGKYVASNTANASHSEKHDDANVMIDLEDGCSDDQDESLIHHIKSSVAKRMKTRKGKFVVELMSVRKAKKTAGVGPFKPWSKVEIKKRNVRDDSEPEEDVEEDVPDISPAKKTTVRKSPVKVLVVHLDNISFHLKDGAAKWKFVIQRRVVVEKELGKDVADVKEVMDLIKAIGLLKTVVGFSQCYEGLVKEFIVNILEDISDKNIKEFCKVYVRGKCITFSPIVINNFLGRKNEGAGELEVTDNQVCREITTKQVKVWPFKKHLPAGKLTIKYAILHKIGVVNWVPTNHISTIANTLGRFIFPVGTKVKFDHVRFMFDQIIKHATTNAVKLPIAFPSMICGIILNQHPGILCSNNLPSRRKPALFVHYKLFEGSHVEDIVMTSAMKRPASKVGAIAKLKETCKELGEGIRVATARKQSLEALIESLEQTEGENAEHANVIHEEEVEAHTSSERSTNNDDASGNSASGAAEETADSSSTE